The following are encoded together in the Cynocephalus volans isolate mCynVol1 chromosome 4, mCynVol1.pri, whole genome shotgun sequence genome:
- the ZNRD2 gene encoding protein ZNRD2 isoform X1 encodes MALNGAGEDLGCGGLWLRGTGGSPLPQDPRSLCLSSPEVDDFSWEPPTEAETKVLQARRERQDRISRLMGDYLLRGYRMLGDTCADCGTILLQDKQRKIYCVACQELDSDVDKDNPALNAQAALSQAREHQLASVSELPSGSRPAPQPPVPRPEHCEGAAAGLRAAQGPAPPAVPPNADVVACTQAALLQKLTWASAELGSSTSLETSIQVCGLIRACAEALHSLQQLQH; translated from the exons ATGGCCCTGAACGGTGCTGGTGAGGATTTGGGCTGCGGGGGCCTGTGGTTGCGAGGTACGGGAGGCAGCCCGCTCCCGCAAGACCCCCGGTCCCTGTGCCTCTCTTCTCCAGAAGTCGACGATTTCTCCTGGGAGCCCCCGACTGAGGCGGAGACGAAGGTGCTGCAGGCGCGACGGGAGCGTCAGGATCGCATCTCCCGGCTCATGGGCGACTACCTGCTGCGCGGGTACCGCATGCTGGGCGATACGTGCGCGGACTGCGGG ACGATCCTCCTCCAAGACAAACAGCGGAAAATCTACTGCGTGGCTTGTCAGGAGCTCGACTCAGACGTGGATAAAGATAATCCGG CTCTGAATGCCCAAGCTGCCCTCTCCCAAGCGCGGGAGCACCAGCTCGCCTCTGTCTCAGAGCTCCCCTCAGGCTCTCGTCCTGCCCCTCAGCCCCCAGTACCCCGTCCGGAGCACTGTGAGGGAGCTGCAGCAGGACTCAGGGCAGCCCAGGGACCGGCCCCTCCTGCTGTGCCTCCGAATGCAGATGTCGTGGCCTGCACACAGGCGGCCCTCCTGCAGAAGCTGACCTGGGCCTCTGCTGAGCTGGGATCTAGCACCTCCCTGGAGACTAGCATCCAGGTGTGTGGTCTTATCCGGGCGTGTGCTGAGGCCCTGCACAGCTTACAGCAACTGCAGCACTAA
- the FAM89B gene encoding leucine repeat adapter protein 25 yields MNGLPSAEAPGGVLAGLPPLPRGLSGLLNASGGSWRELERVYSQRSRIHDELSRAARAPDGPRHAAGAASAGPAAGPRRPVNLDSALAALRKEMVGLRQLDMSLLCQLWGLYESIQDYKHLCQDLSLCQDLSSSLHSDSSYPPDTGLSDDDEPPDANLPPDPPPLTVPQTHNARDQWLQDAFHISL; encoded by the exons ATGAATGGGCTGCCGTCGGCCGAGGCTCCGGGCGGCGTCCTGGCTGGGCTCCCGCCGCTGCCGCGCGGCCTCAGCGGCCTCCTTAACGCGAGCGGGGGCTCGTGGCGGGAGCTGGAGCGCGTCTACAGCCAGCGCAGCCGCATCCACGATGAGCTGAGCCGGGCCGCCCGCGCCCCGGACGGGCCCCGCCACGCCGCTGGCGCCGCCAGTGCGGGACCCGCCGCCGGCCCTCGTCGACCGGTCAACCTCGACTCGGCACTAGCCGCGCTGCGCAAAGAGATG GTGGGGCTGCGGCAGCTGGATATGTCCCTGCTGTGCCAGCTGTGGGGCCTGTATGAGTCAATCCAGGACTACAAGCACCTGTGTCAAGACCTGAGTTTATGCCAGGACCTGTCGTCCTCCCTGCACTCGGACAGCTCCTACCCACCCGACACCGGCCTATCTGATGATGATGAGCCTCCTGATGCCAACCTGCCCCCTGATCCGCCACCCCTTACTGTGCCCCAGACACACAATGCCCGTGACCAGTGGTTGCAGGATGCCTTCCACATCAGCCTCTGA
- the ZNRD2 gene encoding protein ZNRD2 isoform X2, with protein sequence MALNGAEVDDFSWEPPTEAETKVLQARRERQDRISRLMGDYLLRGYRMLGDTCADCGTILLQDKQRKIYCVACQELDSDVDKDNPALNAQAALSQAREHQLASVSELPSGSRPAPQPPVPRPEHCEGAAAGLRAAQGPAPPAVPPNADVVACTQAALLQKLTWASAELGSSTSLETSIQVCGLIRACAEALHSLQQLQH encoded by the exons ATGGCCCTGAACGGTGCTG AAGTCGACGATTTCTCCTGGGAGCCCCCGACTGAGGCGGAGACGAAGGTGCTGCAGGCGCGACGGGAGCGTCAGGATCGCATCTCCCGGCTCATGGGCGACTACCTGCTGCGCGGGTACCGCATGCTGGGCGATACGTGCGCGGACTGCGGG ACGATCCTCCTCCAAGACAAACAGCGGAAAATCTACTGCGTGGCTTGTCAGGAGCTCGACTCAGACGTGGATAAAGATAATCCGG CTCTGAATGCCCAAGCTGCCCTCTCCCAAGCGCGGGAGCACCAGCTCGCCTCTGTCTCAGAGCTCCCCTCAGGCTCTCGTCCTGCCCCTCAGCCCCCAGTACCCCGTCCGGAGCACTGTGAGGGAGCTGCAGCAGGACTCAGGGCAGCCCAGGGACCGGCCCCTCCTGCTGTGCCTCCGAATGCAGATGTCGTGGCCTGCACACAGGCGGCCCTCCTGCAGAAGCTGACCTGGGCCTCTGCTGAGCTGGGATCTAGCACCTCCCTGGAGACTAGCATCCAGGTGTGTGGTCTTATCCGGGCGTGTGCTGAGGCCCTGCACAGCTTACAGCAACTGCAGCACTAA